A window of Roseovarius sp. THAF27 contains these coding sequences:
- the petA gene encoding ubiquinol-cytochrome c reductase iron-sulfur subunit yields the protein MSHAEDHEGTRRDFIYYATGGAGAVAVGAAVWPLIDQMNPSADVQALSSIRVDVSGVDQGSQLTVKWLGKPVFIRRRTEAEIEAARDVDVSSLPDPIARNENLQGEADATDQNRALDETGEWLVQIGVCTHLGCVPLSNAGDYVLDSGVGGWFCPCHGSHYDTAGRIRKGPAPENLPVPVAEFVDETTVKLG from the coding sequence GTGTCCCACGCAGAAGATCACGAAGGCACACGCAGAGATTTCATCTACTACGCGACCGGCGGCGCCGGCGCCGTGGCGGTCGGGGCAGCCGTTTGGCCGCTGATCGACCAGATGAACCCCTCTGCCGACGTTCAGGCGCTCAGCTCGATCCGGGTGGATGTCTCGGGCGTCGACCAGGGCTCGCAGCTGACGGTGAAATGGCTGGGCAAGCCGGTTTTCATCCGCCGCCGCACCGAGGCCGAGATCGAGGCCGCGCGTGACGTGGATGTCTCGAGCCTGCCGGACCCGATTGCCCGGAACGAGAACCTGCAGGGCGAGGCCGATGCCACCGACCAGAACCGCGCGCTGGACGAGACCGGCGAGTGGCTGGTGCAGATCGGCGTCTGCACGCACCTGGGCTGCGTGCCGCTGAGCAATGCCGGCGATTACGTGCTGGACAGCGGTGTGGGCGGTTGGTTCTGCCCCTGCCACGGGTCGCACTACGACACGGCGGGACGCATCCGCAAGGGACCCGCGCCGGAGAACCTGCCGGTGCCGGTGGCCGAATTCGTCGATGAAACGACCGTTAAGCTGGGATAA
- a CDS encoding FMN-binding negative transcriptional regulator has product MHPNPIFRQTPEARNIAFARAQAFGMLAVGTEDAPLVSHIPFLLSEDGAVAEFHLVRSNPIARALSAPLHARLAVVGPYSYVSPDWYGVEDQVPTWNYVAVHLVGEVELRPEAELRDLLDRQSAHFEDQLLPKAPWTSDKMTPDVMARMMRQIVPCRMRVDEIHGTWKLNQNKDDDVRLRAADAVEASGMGVEVGALAALMRDATG; this is encoded by the coding sequence ATGCATCCCAACCCGATCTTTCGCCAGACGCCCGAGGCGCGGAACATCGCATTCGCGCGGGCGCAGGCGTTCGGGATGCTGGCGGTTGGCACCGAGGACGCTCCGCTGGTGAGCCACATCCCGTTCCTGTTGTCGGAGGATGGCGCGGTCGCGGAGTTTCATCTTGTGCGGTCGAACCCCATCGCGCGGGCGCTCTCCGCGCCTTTGCATGCGCGGCTGGCTGTGGTGGGGCCGTATTCTTATGTCTCGCCGGACTGGTACGGGGTGGAGGACCAGGTGCCGACGTGGAATTACGTTGCAGTGCACCTGGTAGGGGAGGTGGAATTGCGGCCAGAGGCCGAGCTGCGGGACCTTCTGGATCGGCAATCGGCGCATTTCGAGGATCAGCTGTTGCCGAAGGCACCCTGGACGTCCGACAAGATGACGCCGGACGTCATGGCGCGGATGATGCGGCAGATCGTGCCCTGCCGGATGCGGGTGGACGAGATCCACGGCACCTGGAAGCTGAACCAGAACAAGGACGATGACGTGCGGCTGCGGGCCGCCGACGCGGTGGAGGCGTCGGGGATGGGCGTCGAGGTCGGGGCACTCGCGGCGCTGATGCGGGATGCGACAGGCTAG
- a CDS encoding nuclear transport factor 2 family protein codes for MRTQDVIEKAVEAYAGGDSATLDALLAEDLRYRINGQPDCGKFTCDVSGKAAFYDAVGAILARWEITGYRIVDLIVSGERAAAQVAHHATHKGTGRQFDTRLALFFAVKDEQITEIVEYHDTAALAREP; via the coding sequence ATGCGGACGCAGGATGTTATCGAAAAGGCGGTCGAGGCCTATGCGGGTGGGGATAGCGCCACGCTGGATGCGTTGTTGGCCGAGGATTTGCGGTATCGGATCAACGGCCAGCCGGATTGCGGGAAATTCACCTGTGACGTGTCGGGCAAGGCGGCGTTCTATGACGCCGTGGGCGCGATCCTGGCGCGGTGGGAGATCACCGGCTACCGGATCGTGGACCTGATCGTGAGCGGTGAGCGGGCGGCGGCGCAGGTCGCGCATCATGCCACGCACAAGGGGACGGGGCGGCAGTTCGACACGCGTCTGGCGCTGTTCTTTGCCGTGAAGGACGAGCAGATCACCGAGATCGTGGAGTATCACGATACCGCCGCGCTGGCGCGGGAGCCGTGA
- a CDS encoding outer membrane protein: MLNSVRVSLFALFAMASPAAAEIELSFYLGAQGASESSASGVLPNGGAAFNRNIGWEGKPFDAPIYYGGRAMYWTDTNWGFGLEGTHTKAYMPSGDAAAVGLTRFELSDGHNIFTANVMKRWPGAFNQGRFTPYVGGGLGVAIPHVDALAVGATNRTYDYENTGVAVRGIAGIKYNFTDRWALFGEYQMTYSENDITIDGDPGQPDGKLSTDLLTHAVNVGISYSF, from the coding sequence ATGCTGAATTCCGTCCGAGTTTCCCTGTTTGCCCTCTTCGCCATGGCCAGCCCTGCCGCCGCCGAGATCGAGCTCAGCTTCTATCTTGGCGCGCAAGGCGCGAGCGAAAGCTCCGCCAGTGGCGTCCTGCCCAACGGTGGCGCCGCGTTCAACCGCAACATCGGCTGGGAAGGCAAGCCTTTCGACGCGCCCATCTATTACGGCGGCCGCGCGATGTACTGGACCGACACCAACTGGGGCTTCGGGCTCGAGGGCACGCACACCAAGGCCTACATGCCCAGCGGTGACGCCGCTGCCGTCGGCCTCACCCGGTTCGAGCTGTCGGACGGCCACAACATCTTCACCGCCAACGTCATGAAACGCTGGCCCGGCGCCTTCAACCAGGGCCGCTTCACGCCCTATGTCGGCGGTGGTCTCGGCGTTGCCATCCCACATGTCGACGCATTGGCTGTGGGCGCCACCAACCGCACCTACGACTACGAAAACACCGGCGTCGCGGTGCGCGGCATCGCCGGCATCAAGTACAATTTCACCGACCGCTGGGCGCTCTTCGGCGAATATCAGATGACCTATTCCGAGAACGACATCACCATCGACGGCGATCCCGGCCAGCCTGACGGCAAACTCAGCACCGACCTGCTGACCCACGCGGTCAATGTCGGCATCAGCTACAGCTTCTAA
- a CDS encoding calcium-binding protein produces MKRDSFQFFGSASDDLTGTKSPNDGIFSLGGRPDLPGDFTDGEDSHDGAPGGRVLPGEVHGTKGDDHIFDTNTADGSRYYGFAGDDTIETGAGNDSVFGGLGKDVIIANGGNDVIVGGEGDDNLYGEAGNDSIHTGEGADIVFGGTGDDFIFLTDDGDVDSVYFIQGNGNDVIDNFEIGIDQVGIGGFGFTSFADIEGLITYSGDQALIDFGNGDTIIFTGLEAPLAADDFIF; encoded by the coding sequence ATGAAACGCGACAGCTTCCAGTTCTTCGGCAGTGCCAGCGACGACCTCACCGGCACGAAGTCCCCCAATGACGGCATTTTCAGCTTGGGCGGCCGTCCCGACCTGCCCGGCGACTTCACCGATGGCGAAGACAGCCACGATGGCGCACCCGGAGGCCGCGTCCTGCCCGGCGAGGTGCACGGAACGAAAGGCGACGACCATATCTTCGACACCAATACCGCCGATGGCTCGCGATACTACGGCTTCGCCGGCGACGACACGATCGAAACCGGCGCGGGAAATGACAGCGTCTTCGGCGGGCTGGGCAAAGACGTGATCATCGCCAATGGCGGCAACGACGTGATCGTTGGCGGCGAGGGCGACGACAACCTCTACGGCGAGGCCGGCAACGACAGCATCCACACCGGCGAAGGCGCCGATATCGTCTTTGGCGGCACAGGGGACGATTTCATCTTCCTGACCGACGACGGCGACGTGGACAGCGTCTATTTCATCCAGGGCAACGGCAACGACGTGATCGACAATTTCGAGATCGGGATCGACCAGGTCGGCATCGGCGGCTTCGGCTTCACCTCCTTCGCCGATATCGAAGGGCTTATCACCTATTCCGGCGATCAGGCGCTGATCGACTTCGGCAATGGCGACACGATCATCTTCACCGGCCTCGAAGCGCCGCTTGCCGCCGACGATTTCATCTTCTGA
- a CDS encoding glutathione S-transferase family protein, translated as MHLISAKPSPYVRKVKVTLIETGLIDEVEMVEVSTTPVATDATVAAANPVGKIPALIRDEGPTLYDSRVICRYLDARAGTKLYPQGRIWETLTLEATADGILDAALAMVYERRVRPENMVYEPWIEAQWEKVARSVAAINARWMSHLRGPLDAGQIAVGCALGYLDFRLGDRGWRKGNDALDDWFAAFSERDSMKSSAPE; from the coding sequence ATGCATCTGATTTCCGCCAAACCGTCGCCCTATGTGCGCAAGGTGAAGGTGACCCTGATCGAGACCGGGCTGATCGACGAGGTCGAGATGGTCGAGGTGTCGACCACGCCGGTGGCGACCGATGCCACCGTGGCGGCGGCGAACCCGGTGGGCAAGATCCCGGCGCTGATCCGGGACGAGGGGCCGACGCTCTATGACAGCCGGGTGATCTGCCGCTACCTGGATGCGCGGGCGGGGACGAAGCTGTATCCGCAAGGGCGGATCTGGGAGACGCTGACGCTGGAGGCGACGGCGGACGGGATTTTGGACGCGGCGCTTGCCATGGTCTACGAGCGGCGGGTGCGGCCCGAGAACATGGTCTACGAGCCATGGATCGAGGCGCAGTGGGAGAAGGTCGCGCGCAGCGTGGCGGCGATCAACGCACGGTGGATGAGCCATCTGCGCGGCCCGCTTGATGCCGGGCAGATCGCGGTGGGCTGTGCGCTGGGGTATCTGGATTTCCGGCTGGGTGACCGGGGGTGGCGCAAGGGGAATGACGCGCTGGACGACTGGTTCGCGGCGTTTTCCGAGCGCGACAGCATGAAATCCAGCGCGCCGGAGTGA
- the mtaB gene encoding tRNA (N(6)-L-threonylcarbamoyladenosine(37)-C(2))-methylthiotransferase MtaB codes for MSAPVFTTLGCRLNAYETEAMKELAGAVGLENAVVVNTCAVTAEAVRKARQEIRKLRRENPEARLIVTGCAAQTEPETFSAMAEVDAVIGNTEKMVRDTWAGLAADFIGETEAVQVDDIMSVTETAGHLIDGFGTRSRAYVQVQNGCDHRCTFCIIPYGRGNSRSVPAGVVVDQIKRLVDRGYNEVVLTGVDLTSWGADLPAEPRLGDLVMRILKLVPDLPRLRISSIDSIEVDENLMQAIATERRLMPHLHLSLQHGDDLILKRMKRRHLRDDAIRFAEDARKLRPDMTFGADIIAGFPTETEAAFENSLRLVEECGLTWLHVFPYSPRPGTPAARMPQVDGRAIKDRAARLRAAGEARVARHLDEQQGRVHRVLLENARMGRTEQFTEVAFGTDQPEGQIVTAKVTGHDAARLTADPALC; via the coding sequence ATGAGCGCGCCGGTCTTCACCACGCTGGGGTGCCGGCTGAACGCCTACGAGACGGAAGCGATGAAGGAGCTTGCCGGCGCGGTGGGGCTGGAGAACGCCGTGGTGGTGAACACTTGCGCCGTGACCGCCGAGGCGGTGCGCAAGGCGCGGCAGGAGATCCGCAAGCTGCGGCGAGAGAACCCGGAGGCGCGGCTGATCGTGACGGGCTGTGCGGCGCAGACGGAGCCCGAGACGTTTTCGGCCATGGCCGAGGTGGATGCCGTCATTGGCAATACCGAGAAGATGGTGCGCGACACCTGGGCTGGCCTTGCCGCCGATTTTATCGGCGAGACCGAGGCGGTGCAGGTCGACGACATCATGAGCGTTACCGAGACCGCGGGTCACCTGATCGACGGGTTCGGCACGCGGAGCCGGGCCTATGTGCAGGTTCAGAACGGGTGTGACCATCGCTGCACCTTCTGCATCATTCCTTACGGTCGCGGCAATTCGCGCAGCGTGCCGGCGGGCGTGGTGGTGGACCAGATCAAGCGGCTGGTGGATCGCGGTTATAACGAGGTGGTGCTGACCGGGGTGGACCTGACAAGCTGGGGCGCGGACCTGCCGGCGGAACCGCGCCTGGGCGACCTGGTGATGCGGATTCTGAAGCTTGTGCCGGACCTGCCGCGCTTGCGGATTTCGTCGATCGATTCGATCGAGGTGGACGAGAACCTGATGCAGGCGATTGCCACCGAACGCCGCCTGATGCCGCATCTGCATCTGAGCCTTCAGCATGGTGACGACCTGATTCTGAAGCGGATGAAGCGACGGCATTTGCGGGACGATGCGATCCGGTTTGCCGAGGACGCGCGCAAGTTGCGCCCCGACATGACGTTTGGCGCGGACATCATCGCAGGCTTTCCGACCGAGACAGAGGCGGCGTTCGAGAACTCGCTGCGGCTGGTCGAGGAGTGCGGGCTGACCTGGCTGCATGTCTTTCCCTACAGCCCGCGCCCGGGCACGCCGGCGGCGCGGATGCCGCAGGTGGACGGGCGGGCGATCAAGGACCGGGCGGCACGGCTGCGGGCGGCGGGCGAGGCGCGCGTGGCGCGGCATCTGGATGAACAGCAGGGGCGGGTGCACCGGGTTCTGCTCGAGAATGCCCGGATGGGACGGACCGAGCAGTTCACGGAAGTGGCCTTTGGCACGGATCAGCCCGAGGGGCAGATCGTTACCGCGAAGGTGACCGGGCACGACGCGGCGCGGCTGACGGCGGACCCGGCCCTGTGCTAG
- a CDS encoding PepSY domain-containing protein, producing MVSDPTPMGAAPTAAHDPQKLYRAAWRWHFYAGLYVIPFFALLAITSMMMLWIAHLDGRDGERIPVTALDAPVALSEQAKAALAAIPDGDLRAYIAPRTGDVAAVFRVDDTTGPQMVAVDPYTAQVIQSWPRRSGWYDFADNLHSDLMLGVTGDRMLEIAASIGMVLIATGLYMWWPRGGSTWRDALLPRLGKGRAGWRSLHGAAGFWISIILIFFLLSGLSWTGVWGAKMVQAWSQFPAEKWDNVPLSDATHASLNAGRADVPWVLEQTPLPASGSQAGTDVLAPGTPVNIDSMDALARQIGFDGRYQMNLPSGKTGVYTFGRDSMNTDDVNPTTDRTTHVDRYTGRILADIRYEDYALAGKAMAVGIALHMGTLGLWSVLANTAFCLTVLMLCVTAVVMWWKRRPSGSARLAPPPMPSNMPLWSGAVLVGLLVSLAFPLAGLTLIAVIALDVLVISRIPPLRRLLS from the coding sequence ATGGTTTCCGACCCTACTCCCATGGGCGCGGCCCCGACCGCCGCGCATGACCCGCAAAAACTCTACCGCGCCGCGTGGCGCTGGCACTTCTACGCCGGGCTCTACGTCATCCCCTTCTTCGCCCTTCTGGCCATCACCAGCATGATGATGCTCTGGATCGCGCATCTTGATGGCCGCGACGGCGAACGCATCCCGGTCACGGCCCTCGACGCCCCCGTCGCCCTTTCCGAGCAAGCCAAGGCCGCCCTCGCCGCCATCCCCGATGGCGATCTCCGCGCATATATCGCGCCCCGCACCGGCGATGTCGCCGCCGTCTTCCGCGTCGACGATACCACCGGCCCGCAAATGGTCGCCGTCGATCCCTACACCGCCCAGGTCATCCAAAGCTGGCCGCGCCGCAGCGGCTGGTACGACTTTGCCGACAACCTGCACAGCGACCTGATGCTGGGCGTCACCGGCGACCGGATGCTGGAAATCGCCGCCTCGATCGGCATGGTCCTGATCGCCACCGGCCTATACATGTGGTGGCCCCGCGGCGGCAGCACCTGGCGCGACGCTCTGTTGCCCCGGCTTGGCAAAGGTCGCGCCGGCTGGCGCTCCCTGCACGGCGCAGCCGGCTTCTGGATCTCGATCATCCTGATCTTCTTCCTGCTTTCGGGCCTCTCTTGGACGGGTGTATGGGGCGCGAAAATGGTCCAGGCCTGGAGCCAGTTCCCCGCCGAGAAATGGGACAACGTCCCCCTTTCCGACGCCACCCATGCCAGCCTCAATGCCGGCCGCGCCGATGTGCCCTGGGTGCTGGAACAGACGCCCCTGCCGGCCTCGGGCAGCCAAGCCGGCACAGACGTCCTCGCCCCCGGCACGCCTGTCAATATCGACAGCATGGATGCGCTCGCGCGCCAGATCGGCTTTGACGGGCGCTACCAGATGAACCTGCCCTCGGGCAAAACCGGCGTCTACACCTTCGGGCGGGATTCGATGAACACCGACGACGTAAACCCCACCACCGACCGCACGACGCACGTGGACCGCTACACCGGCAGGATCCTCGCCGATATCCGCTACGAGGATTACGCGCTCGCGGGCAAGGCCATGGCCGTGGGCATCGCGTTGCACATGGGCACGCTGGGCCTGTGGAGCGTTCTGGCCAACACCGCCTTCTGCCTGACCGTGCTGATGCTCTGCGTCACGGCGGTGGTGATGTGGTGGAAACGCCGCCCATCCGGCAGCGCCCGCCTCGCCCCGCCGCCGATGCCGTCCAACATGCCGCTCTGGTCCGGCGCGGTGCTGGTGGGTCTCTTGGTGTCCCTGGCCTTCCCGCTGGCGGGCCTGACCCTGATCGCGGTGATCGCACTCGATGTATTGGTCATTTCCCGCATCCCGCCGCTGCGACGCCTGCTAAGCTGA